The proteins below are encoded in one region of Holophagaceae bacterium:
- a CDS encoding DUF1579 domain-containing protein: MRLPALFFAFSTILGAQEPPMPKPTPHHLAMKSLEGTWDAVVKMHMAPGKPPMESKGVEVNKLVLGGLWIQSEFTSEMMGAPFEGRGLFGYDPATHKHVGTWVDSMTTSMALSTGTCKNECKEMTCFFKAPGMDGKPATFKEVSVEKDADHRTMAMFIKGKDGAYHLNMEIEYTRRK; this comes from the coding sequence ATGCGTCTGCCCGCCCTGTTTTTTGCTTTTTCGACCATCCTGGGCGCCCAGGAACCGCCCATGCCCAAACCGACCCCCCACCACCTGGCCATGAAGTCCTTGGAAGGCACCTGGGATGCGGTGGTGAAGATGCACATGGCGCCCGGAAAGCCCCCCATGGAATCCAAGGGTGTTGAAGTGAACAAGCTGGTTCTGGGCGGGCTGTGGATCCAGTCGGAGTTCACCTCTGAGATGATGGGCGCACCCTTCGAGGGGCGCGGGCTGTTCGGCTACGACCCCGCCACGCACAAGCATGTGGGCACCTGGGTGGATTCCATGACCACCTCCATGGCGCTTTCCACGGGCACCTGCAAGAACGAGTGCAAGGAGATGACCTGCTTCTTCAAGGCTCCAGGGATGGACGGGAAGCCGGCCACGTTCAAGGAAGTCAGCGTCGAGAAGGATGCCGACCACCGCACCATGGCCATGTTCATCAAGGGCAAGGACGGAGCCTACCACCTCAATATGGAAATCGAGTACACGCGGAGGAAGTGA
- a CDS encoding PLP-dependent cysteine synthase family protein, translating to MDQRMTEVGRTPLILVDGIWAKLECTNPTGSVKDRIARYIIERSEELGLLRPGMEIIEATSGNTGIALAYFGRARGYKVTIVMPENMTEERKDVIRALGAELVLSSKEGSFAEAAAVRDRIVAERGAFTSDQFANPLNVDCHRETTGREILAQLEAEGMGLPNAFVAGVGTGGTLVGVAQAIREANPRVLVVAVEPTESAVMSGGPAGPHPIYGIGDGFIPAIAGDGLGGLNPIISEVIRIPGDDAREAAKWLGETHGFCVGISSGANFLAAKQLQGRCKTVVTIFADGYAKYSSEGLRHCEPGRCRYEHPSVLDPILAQRGVPPAVLNR from the coding sequence ATGGATCAGCGCATGACCGAGGTGGGCAGGACGCCGCTCATCCTTGTGGACGGGATCTGGGCCAAGCTGGAATGCACCAATCCGACCGGGAGCGTGAAGGACCGGATCGCCCGCTACATCATTGAAAGAAGCGAGGAACTCGGCCTGCTCAGGCCCGGCATGGAGATCATTGAAGCGACCAGCGGCAACACCGGCATCGCCCTGGCCTATTTCGGCCGGGCCAGGGGCTATAAAGTCACGATCGTAATGCCGGAGAACATGACGGAAGAGCGCAAGGACGTGATCCGGGCCCTCGGCGCCGAACTGGTGCTTTCTTCGAAGGAAGGCAGCTTCGCCGAGGCTGCGGCGGTGCGCGACCGGATCGTGGCGGAACGGGGCGCCTTCACTTCAGACCAGTTTGCGAATCCCTTGAACGTGGACTGCCACCGGGAAACCACCGGAAGGGAAATCCTGGCGCAGCTTGAGGCGGAAGGCATGGGACTTCCCAATGCCTTTGTGGCGGGCGTGGGCACCGGCGGAACCCTGGTCGGCGTGGCGCAGGCGATCCGTGAAGCGAATCCGCGAGTCCTCGTGGTGGCTGTCGAACCCACTGAATCGGCGGTCATGAGCGGCGGCCCCGCCGGACCCCACCCCATCTACGGCATCGGCGACGGGTTCATCCCTGCGATCGCCGGTGATGGCCTGGGAGGATTGAATCCCATCATCAGCGAGGTCATCCGGATCCCCGGCGACGATGCGCGGGAGGCCGCGAAGTGGCTCGGTGAGACCCACGGGTTCTGTGTAGGCATCTCCTCCGGCGCCAACTTCCTCGCCGCCAAACAGCTCCAGGGCAGGTGCAAGACCGTGGTCACCATCTTCGCCGACGGGTACGCGAAGTACTCCTCTGAAGGTCTCCGCCATTGCGAGCCTGGCCGTTGCCGCTATGAGCACCCATCCGTGCTGGATCCCATCCTCGCCCAACGGGGAGTCCCGCCCGCCGTTTTGAACCGGTGA